Proteins encoded together in one Kutzneria kofuensis window:
- a CDS encoding 3,4-dihydroxyphenylacetate 2,3-dioxygenase, whose translation MGEVVGAGLLSHVPTIMLPEHERRELNGGRDFTLVAGLEQLRAEVFERLDYDTVVVLDSHWATTVEFVVTAHARRAGLFTSEELPRGMCRIPYDFEGDPELARAVAAHGEKQGTWITPIDDQYLPIYYATVNLWRYLGVPGKRWVSIGVCQTADMEDNLRLGRALAAGIADSDRKVLLVASGALSHTFWPLRELRQHEAAGIEHIRTPEAARADLQRIDWFRRGDHAKILDTMPEFAKFKPEAGFGHYLMMAGALGERAWRAPGRLYSEYENAVGTGQVHIWFDRPAEGWT comes from the coding sequence ATGGGTGAGGTTGTCGGCGCGGGTCTGCTCTCCCACGTTCCGACGATCATGTTGCCCGAGCACGAGCGGCGGGAGCTGAACGGCGGCCGGGACTTCACGCTGGTCGCCGGCCTGGAACAGCTGCGCGCGGAGGTGTTCGAACGACTGGACTACGACACGGTGGTGGTGCTGGACTCGCACTGGGCGACCACCGTCGAGTTCGTCGTGACCGCGCACGCGAGAAGGGCCGGCCTGTTCACGTCCGAGGAGCTGCCGCGCGGGATGTGCCGCATTCCGTACGACTTCGAGGGCGACCCGGAGCTGGCGCGGGCCGTCGCCGCGCACGGCGAGAAGCAGGGAACCTGGATCACCCCGATCGACGACCAGTACCTGCCGATCTACTACGCCACCGTGAACCTGTGGCGCTACCTGGGCGTGCCGGGCAAGCGCTGGGTGTCGATCGGCGTCTGCCAGACCGCCGACATGGAGGACAACCTGCGGCTGGGCCGGGCGCTGGCCGCCGGGATCGCCGACAGCGACCGGAAGGTGCTGCTGGTCGCGTCGGGGGCGCTCAGCCACACCTTCTGGCCGCTGCGCGAGCTTCGCCAGCACGAGGCCGCCGGCATCGAGCACATCCGCACGCCGGAGGCGGCGCGGGCGGACCTGCAGCGCATCGACTGGTTCCGCCGCGGCGATCACGCGAAGATCCTCGACACCATGCCGGAGTTCGCGAAGTTCAAGCCCGAGGCGGGTTTCGGGCACTACCTGATGATGGCCGGCGCGCTGGGCGAGCGGGCGTGGCGGGCGCCGGGGCGGCTGTACAGCGAGTACGAGAACGCGGTCGGCACCGGACAGGTGCACATCTGGTTCGACCGCCCGGCCGAGGGATGGACGTGA
- a CDS encoding aldehyde dehydrogenase, translated as MMVDHWIGGRRVTSPVRFDDISPIDGSVLAHVSRACPYEVDLAVDAAERAFTDWRRTTREQRAEYLHKIADGVEKRIDELAAVETSDNGALLRSHVRGVMPRVVHNFRFFADWLVDEVSHPDFDTRGHTNHVSWDPAGVCALITPWNAPLMLASWKIAPALAAGNTVVLKPAEWSPLTASLLADITAEANLPDGVFNVVNGYGVETGQHLVNNPKLRRISFTGSVPTGRAIAQAAAANLVPASLELGGKSPLIVFADADLDLAVQLAVEQYDNAGQVCLAGVRLLVEESIVAEFLAGFLTRADALKQGDPRDPSTDVGPLVHRRQLERVDTFVRRAKAEGARVLLGGGPNTDLGGLYYRPTLLADVQPGSEILTEEVFGPVLTVQTFRREEDAVTMANGTRFGLAATLVTGDEDRANRVTEQLVAGTVWVNCFFVRDLRAPFGGSRESGIGREGGNWSFDFYCDVKNTVTAGQGWRHG; from the coding sequence ATGATGGTCGACCACTGGATCGGGGGCAGGCGAGTCACGTCGCCGGTCCGCTTCGACGACATCTCCCCCATCGACGGCTCGGTGCTCGCGCACGTGTCCCGGGCCTGTCCCTACGAGGTCGACCTCGCCGTCGACGCGGCGGAACGGGCCTTCACGGACTGGCGCCGAACCACCCGCGAGCAACGCGCCGAATACCTGCACAAGATCGCCGACGGCGTCGAGAAGCGGATCGACGAACTGGCCGCGGTCGAGACCTCGGACAACGGAGCGCTGCTGCGCTCGCACGTGCGCGGCGTGATGCCCCGCGTGGTGCACAACTTCCGCTTCTTCGCGGACTGGCTGGTCGACGAGGTCAGCCACCCCGACTTCGACACCCGAGGCCACACCAACCACGTCAGCTGGGACCCGGCCGGCGTGTGCGCGCTGATCACGCCCTGGAACGCGCCGCTGATGCTGGCCAGCTGGAAGATCGCGCCGGCCCTGGCCGCGGGCAACACGGTGGTGCTCAAGCCGGCCGAGTGGTCGCCGCTGACGGCGTCGCTGCTCGCCGACATCACCGCCGAGGCGAACCTGCCGGACGGCGTGTTCAACGTGGTCAACGGCTACGGCGTGGAAACCGGCCAGCACCTGGTGAACAACCCGAAGCTGCGCCGGATCAGCTTCACCGGCTCGGTGCCGACCGGCCGCGCCATCGCCCAGGCCGCCGCGGCCAACCTGGTGCCGGCGTCGCTGGAACTCGGCGGCAAGTCGCCGCTGATCGTGTTCGCCGACGCCGATCTGGACTTGGCAGTTCAGTTGGCCGTCGAGCAGTACGACAACGCCGGGCAGGTGTGCCTGGCCGGGGTGCGGCTGCTGGTCGAGGAGTCGATCGTCGCCGAGTTCCTCGCCGGCTTCCTGACCAGGGCGGACGCCCTCAAGCAGGGGGATCCCCGCGATCCTTCGACGGACGTCGGCCCGCTGGTCCACCGCCGCCAGCTGGAACGCGTGGACACGTTCGTGCGGCGGGCGAAGGCCGAAGGGGCGCGAGTGCTGCTCGGCGGCGGCCCGAACACCGACCTCGGCGGCCTCTACTATCGGCCGACGCTGCTGGCGGATGTCCAGCCGGGCAGCGAAATCCTCACCGAGGAGGTGTTCGGCCCGGTGCTGACGGTCCAGACCTTCCGCCGCGAGGAGGATGCCGTCACGATGGCCAACGGCACCCGCTTCGGGTTGGCGGCGACCCTGGTGACCGGCGACGAGGACCGCGCGAACCGGGTCACCGAGCAGCTGGTCGCCGGCACGGTGTGGGTGAACTGCTTCTTCGTGCGGGACCTGCGGGCGCCGTTCGGCGGCAGCCGCGAGTCCGGCATCGGCCGCGAGGGCGGCAACTGGAGCTTCGATTTCTATTGCGACGTCAAGAACACGGTCACGGCGGGACAGGGGTGGCGGCATGGGTGA
- a CDS encoding TetR/AcrR family transcriptional regulator C-terminal domain-containing protein, with product MPLRREQVVEAALELLDEVGLDAFTTRALTDRLGVQRGALYWHVKSKQELLTAVTELLVRPVFEVDGEDLDWPDALVEFAHRLRAAMLAHRDGARLVAAHVTLSAAGVELLERVLAQYARQGIPAVVAARWGDIMASYVTGFVLQEQSAPAEIPVDTSAAGPAMREFFADGQPSSAETFAASVRTIVLGMQAEAATLIQA from the coding sequence ATGCCGCTGCGACGGGAACAGGTGGTCGAGGCCGCGCTGGAGCTGCTGGACGAGGTGGGGCTGGACGCCTTCACCACACGCGCGCTCACCGACCGGCTCGGCGTGCAGCGCGGCGCCCTGTACTGGCACGTCAAGAGCAAGCAGGAGCTGCTCACCGCCGTCACCGAGCTGCTGGTGCGGCCGGTCTTCGAGGTCGACGGCGAGGACCTCGACTGGCCCGACGCGCTGGTCGAGTTCGCCCACCGGCTGCGCGCCGCCATGCTGGCCCACCGCGACGGCGCTCGGCTCGTCGCCGCGCACGTCACCCTCAGCGCGGCGGGGGTCGAGCTGCTCGAACGGGTCCTCGCCCAGTACGCCCGGCAGGGCATCCCGGCGGTCGTGGCCGCGCGCTGGGGCGACATCATGGCCAGCTACGTCACCGGCTTCGTGCTCCAGGAGCAGTCCGCCCCGGCCGAGATCCCCGTCGACACCAGTGCGGCCGGCCCGGCCATGCGGGAGTTCTTCGCCGACGGCCAGCCCAGCAGCGCCGAGACCTTCGCCGCCTCCGTCCGAACCATCGTCCTGGGCATGCAGGCCGAAGCCGCCACGCTGATCCAGGCTTGA
- a CDS encoding MarR family winged helix-turn-helix transcriptional regulator produces the protein MTGYYTLRETEKAVGERLNGLPIDVESMMALSNLHRTALVVRNHFEQSVLRDVDLSWTGFVVLWVVWIWGDIETRHVAEESGISKGTLTGVARTLANRGLLTRTTPADDRRLSVLSLTDRGKALMTELFPRFNAEEVYSLEGLSQRRIAELTRVLRHMLNHFEQTSTARQAEVRQQVQSSSLPTLAANDAS, from the coding sequence GTGACCGGCTACTACACGCTGCGCGAGACCGAGAAGGCCGTCGGCGAGCGCCTCAACGGCCTGCCGATCGACGTCGAGTCGATGATGGCGCTGTCCAACCTGCACCGGACGGCCCTGGTGGTGCGCAACCACTTCGAGCAGTCCGTGCTGCGGGACGTGGACCTCTCGTGGACCGGTTTCGTGGTGCTGTGGGTGGTGTGGATCTGGGGCGACATCGAGACCCGGCACGTGGCCGAGGAGAGCGGCATCTCCAAGGGCACGCTCACGGGCGTCGCGCGGACCCTGGCCAACCGGGGACTGCTGACCCGGACCACGCCCGCCGACGACCGGCGGCTGAGCGTGCTGTCGCTGACCGACCGCGGCAAGGCGCTGATGACCGAGCTGTTCCCGCGCTTCAACGCCGAGGAGGTGTACAGCCTCGAGGGGCTGTCGCAGCGGCGGATCGCGGAGCTGACCCGGGTGCTGCGGCACATGCTCAACCACTTCGAGCAGACCTCGACGGCCCGGCAGGCCGAGGTCCGCCAGCAGGTCCAGTCCAGCTCGCTGCCCACCCTCGCCGCCAACGACGCTTCGTAG
- a CDS encoding pyridoxal phosphate-dependent decarboxylase family protein, translating into MPTTSEQLRPWLDRVLANHESWAAEFGQFTPHDSLALKESEVEAALDELASRLRDNYPFFHPRYAGQMLKPPHPVAIAGYAAAMLINPNNHALDGGPATAKMEREVVRQLAEMFGYGEHLGHLTSSGTIANLEALHVAREMHPGLGVAYSADSHYTHSRMCKLIGVAGHAVPVDGTGKIDLDALESLLRKGKIGTVVVTAGTTGLGVVDPVHEVVALRSRYDFRIHVDAAYGGFFSLIAGTEGIDPVPWQAIRHCDSIVVDPHKHGLQPYGCGAVLFADPSVGRFYVHDSPYTYFTSDELHLGEISLECSRPGAAAAALWLTLKLLPLRSDGLGAVLAAGRRAAVRWHELIGQSDRLVPYQRPELDIVTYFPAESTLSAIDAASGRMLREGMTDKDDPIYLSTLRAGADAFGMRGIAAVADVAGARVLRSVLMKPESEGYLGRLHERVVALAG; encoded by the coding sequence ATGCCTACCACATCTGAGCAGTTGCGCCCCTGGCTGGACCGGGTGCTGGCCAACCACGAGTCGTGGGCCGCCGAGTTCGGCCAGTTCACGCCGCACGATTCGTTGGCACTCAAGGAAAGCGAGGTCGAGGCCGCGCTCGACGAGCTGGCGTCCCGGCTACGCGACAACTACCCGTTCTTCCATCCCCGGTACGCCGGCCAGATGCTCAAGCCGCCGCACCCGGTGGCGATCGCCGGCTACGCCGCGGCGATGCTGATCAATCCCAACAACCACGCCCTCGACGGTGGTCCCGCCACCGCGAAGATGGAGCGGGAGGTCGTCCGCCAGCTCGCTGAGATGTTCGGCTACGGCGAGCACCTCGGTCACCTGACCTCCAGCGGCACCATCGCCAACCTCGAAGCCCTTCACGTGGCAAGGGAAATGCATCCCGGCCTCGGTGTGGCGTACAGCGCGGACAGTCACTACACGCATTCGCGGATGTGTAAGCTGATCGGCGTGGCCGGTCACGCCGTCCCGGTCGACGGCACTGGCAAGATAGACCTGGATGCCCTGGAGTCCTTGCTCCGTAAGGGAAAGATCGGCACTGTCGTCGTCACCGCCGGCACCACCGGGCTTGGCGTCGTCGACCCCGTGCACGAGGTTGTGGCACTGCGGTCCCGGTACGACTTCCGGATCCACGTCGATGCTGCCTATGGCGGGTTCTTCAGCCTGATTGCCGGCACCGAAGGCATCGATCCCGTGCCATGGCAGGCAATTCGGCACTGTGACTCCATTGTGGTCGATCCGCACAAGCACGGCCTTCAACCCTATGGTTGCGGTGCAGTGCTGTTCGCCGATCCGTCCGTCGGACGCTTCTACGTGCACGATTCCCCGTACACCTACTTCACCTCCGACGAGCTGCATCTCGGGGAGATCAGCCTGGAGTGCTCCCGCCCCGGCGCCGCCGCCGCGGCGCTGTGGCTGACGCTCAAGCTCCTGCCGCTGCGGTCCGACGGTCTCGGCGCCGTGCTCGCCGCCGGCCGCCGCGCCGCCGTCCGGTGGCACGAGCTGATCGGCCAGTCCGATCGACTCGTGCCCTACCAGCGGCCCGAGTTGGACATCGTCACCTATTTCCCCGCCGAGTCGACGCTCTCCGCGATCGACGCCGCGTCCGGGCGGATGCTGCGGGAGGGCATGACCGACAAGGACGATCCGATCTACCTCAGCACGCTGCGGGCCGGCGCCGACGCGTTCGGCATGCGGGGCATCGCCGCCGTCGCCGACGTCGCCGGGGCCCGGGTGCTGCGCAGTGTGTTGATGAAGCCCGAGTCCGAGGGCTATCTGGGTAGGCTGCACGAAAGGGTTGTCGCGCTGGCCGGATAG
- a CDS encoding glutamine synthetase family protein, with the protein MAAQADRVVAELTAKGVDVVRVAFPDLMGTERSKELLVEQLPAAVERGVAFCRAVYHTSPLGDTVPVPGGLNAGLPDMEIIPDLDTLAMVPWEPGVATCIGDQRDGGESPRAVLGRVVAGLAESGLRPLVGPELEYYLCVPAGTGFAPYSPEPGNIYVSGTRGDPDLHLIRTVRHLRDLGLGVLSGNHEYCPGQFEINLAHSGALDSADRAFRFKAAVKDLARREGKLATFMAKPFNEHGASGFHVHVSFVDAAGENLGADESAEYGMSPLLRHALAGVLRHAPALTALTNPTVNSYKRFGPDTLAPWLIDWGLDNRSAMVRVPPERGANTRVEVRLPDASANPYLVHAGVLAAMRLGIEDGLEPPAPLEGYGYDADRTAVLPMSLTAALDALDDDSALQAVLGKDFVSSFSVLKRAEVARFEQWVTDWEFREYAYHI; encoded by the coding sequence ATGGCAGCGCAGGCCGACCGCGTCGTGGCCGAACTGACCGCCAAGGGCGTGGACGTCGTCCGGGTCGCCTTTCCGGACCTGATGGGCACCGAGCGCTCCAAGGAGCTGCTGGTCGAGCAGCTGCCCGCCGCCGTCGAACGAGGCGTCGCCTTCTGCCGCGCCGTCTACCACACCAGCCCGCTCGGCGACACGGTTCCGGTCCCCGGTGGACTGAACGCCGGCCTGCCGGACATGGAGATCATCCCCGACCTCGACACGCTTGCCATGGTGCCGTGGGAACCGGGCGTGGCGACGTGCATCGGCGACCAGCGCGACGGCGGCGAGTCGCCGCGGGCGGTGCTCGGCCGGGTCGTCGCCGGACTCGCCGAGTCCGGGCTGCGTCCGCTGGTCGGCCCCGAACTGGAGTACTACCTGTGCGTGCCGGCCGGGACCGGTTTCGCGCCGTACTCCCCGGAACCCGGCAACATCTACGTCAGCGGCACCCGCGGCGACCCCGACCTGCACCTGATCCGCACCGTCCGACACCTGCGCGACCTCGGGCTCGGCGTGCTCAGCGGCAACCACGAGTACTGCCCGGGCCAGTTCGAGATCAACCTCGCCCACTCCGGCGCGCTGGACTCCGCCGACCGGGCCTTCCGGTTCAAGGCCGCCGTCAAGGATCTGGCCCGGCGCGAGGGCAAGCTCGCGACGTTCATGGCCAAGCCGTTCAACGAGCACGGCGCGTCCGGCTTCCACGTGCACGTGTCGTTCGTCGACGCGGCGGGGGAGAACCTCGGCGCCGACGAGTCCGCCGAGTACGGCATGAGCCCGCTGCTGCGTCACGCCCTGGCCGGCGTGCTCCGGCACGCGCCCGCGCTGACCGCGCTGACCAACCCGACCGTCAACTCCTACAAGCGTTTCGGCCCGGACACGCTCGCGCCGTGGTTGATCGATTGGGGCCTGGACAACCGCAGCGCGATGGTCCGCGTGCCGCCCGAGCGTGGTGCCAACACCCGTGTCGAGGTGCGGCTGCCCGACGCCTCCGCCAACCCGTATCTGGTGCACGCGGGTGTGCTGGCCGCGATGCGGCTCGGCATCGAGGACGGGCTGGAACCCCCTGCGCCGCTTGAGGGTTACGGCTACGACGCCGATCGCACGGCCGTGCTGCCCATGTCGCTCACCGCCGCGCTGGACGCGCTCGACGACGACTCGGCGCTGCAGGCCGTGCTGGGCAAGGACTTCGTGAGCTCGTTCAGCGTGCTCAAGCGGGCCGAGGTCGCCCGGTTCGAGCAGTGGGTGACCGATTGGGAGTTCCGCGAGTATGCCTACCACATCTGA
- a CDS encoding fumarylacetoacetate hydrolase family protein, translating to MTEYRRILLDGAVVEVTRDGDELYAPDGRSVKLDGAVHLPPCEPSKIIAVHLNHRSRVEEFQARLPAAPTYFHKPTSALNAHGGAVVRPEGCRWLNYEGEVAIVIGRTCRNIAPDEAGDHIRGYTIANDYGLHDFRDTDAGSMLRVKGSDTLCPLGPGLVTDWDFRGRTLTTRVNGEVKQRGSTDEMEWDMHYLVADIARTITLHPGDVLLSGTPANSRPVQPGDVVEVEVDGLGVLRNHIVSGPKGIRSDVGAQPTESEEVRSTALGGDWEFRGIRPPRR from the coding sequence GTGACGGAGTACCGCAGGATCCTGCTCGACGGCGCCGTCGTCGAGGTCACGCGAGACGGCGACGAGCTGTACGCCCCGGACGGGCGATCCGTGAAACTGGACGGTGCAGTTCACCTACCGCCCTGCGAACCGTCGAAGATCATCGCGGTGCACCTGAACCACCGCAGCCGGGTCGAGGAGTTCCAGGCGAGGCTCCCCGCCGCCCCGACGTACTTCCACAAGCCGACGTCGGCGCTGAACGCCCACGGCGGGGCGGTGGTCAGGCCCGAGGGCTGCCGGTGGCTGAACTACGAGGGCGAGGTCGCCATCGTGATCGGCCGGACCTGCCGCAACATCGCGCCGGACGAGGCGGGCGACCACATCCGCGGCTACACCATCGCCAACGACTACGGCCTGCACGACTTCCGCGACACCGACGCCGGCTCCATGCTGCGGGTGAAGGGATCGGACACGTTGTGCCCCTTGGGTCCCGGCCTCGTGACCGACTGGGACTTCCGCGGCCGCACCCTGACCACCCGCGTCAACGGGGAGGTCAAGCAGCGGGGCAGCACCGACGAGATGGAGTGGGACATGCACTACCTCGTCGCCGACATCGCGCGGACCATCACCCTCCACCCCGGCGACGTCCTGCTGTCCGGGACGCCGGCCAATTCCCGCCCCGTGCAGCCGGGGGACGTCGTCGAGGTCGAGGTGGACGGGCTCGGCGTGCTGCGCAACCACATCGTCAGCGGCCCGAAAGGCATCCGCAGCGACGTGGGAGCACAGCCCACGGAGTCGGAGGAGGTCCGCTCCACGGCTCTCGGCGGCGACTGGGAGTTCCGCGGCATCCGCCCGCCTCGCCGCTGA
- a CDS encoding nucleotide disphospho-sugar-binding domain-containing protein has translation MTVRVLCTAVPGSGLFLPTVPLAWALRAAGHEVLLLNNGDGARAAAGAGLPVVDPLPERDLWAEFLAAVAGMLKGDADREPERGGFGWFGQHMIDGMLPVARAFRPDLVITTTEQGAGRLIAADLGVPLVEQGIRLGWAGLEEHVVTSRRDIADYLEPTRQRLGLPEAPVEPVATIDVRPPSMGGTATDTQFLMRYVPYNESRVVPGWVALPPERPRVCLTLGSVLPALGGVGVLRGILADLSTMDIEILLALGDIDLSELGELPANVRPLGWMPLGALMPTCAAIVHHGGSATVMTPLVHGVPQVSLPKFADQPLNAKLMADRGVGLTVAEPEQVGAALARVLDDPAFGKAAAEVRDEIAEQPSPAAVVARLAELV, from the coding sequence ATGACCGTGCGAGTGCTGTGCACCGCCGTGCCCGGAAGCGGGCTGTTCCTGCCGACCGTGCCGCTGGCCTGGGCCTTGCGGGCCGCCGGCCACGAGGTGCTGCTGCTCAACAACGGCGACGGGGCCCGCGCGGCCGCCGGCGCCGGCCTGCCGGTGGTGGACCCGCTGCCCGAGCGCGACCTGTGGGCGGAGTTCCTGGCCGCCGTCGCCGGCATGCTCAAGGGGGACGCCGACCGCGAGCCGGAGCGGGGCGGCTTCGGCTGGTTCGGCCAGCACATGATCGACGGCATGCTGCCCGTGGCCCGGGCGTTCCGGCCGGACCTGGTGATCACCACGACCGAGCAGGGCGCCGGCCGGCTGATCGCCGCCGACCTGGGCGTGCCGCTGGTCGAGCAGGGCATCCGGCTGGGCTGGGCCGGCCTGGAGGAGCACGTGGTGACCTCCCGGCGGGACATCGCCGACTACCTGGAGCCGACCCGGCAGCGGCTGGGCCTGCCCGAGGCGCCGGTCGAGCCCGTGGCGACCATCGACGTCCGCCCGCCGAGCATGGGCGGCACCGCCACCGACACCCAGTTCCTGATGCGGTACGTCCCGTACAACGAGTCCCGTGTCGTGCCGGGTTGGGTCGCCCTGCCGCCGGAGCGTCCCCGCGTGTGTCTCACCCTCGGCAGCGTGCTGCCGGCGCTGGGCGGGGTCGGCGTGCTGCGCGGCATCCTGGCCGATCTGTCCACAATGGACATCGAGATCCTGTTGGCGCTCGGCGACATCGACCTCTCCGAGCTGGGGGAGCTGCCGGCCAACGTCCGGCCGCTCGGCTGGATGCCGCTGGGGGCGCTGATGCCGACGTGCGCCGCGATCGTGCATCACGGCGGCTCGGCGACGGTGATGACGCCGCTGGTCCACGGGGTGCCGCAGGTGTCGCTGCCCAAGTTCGCCGACCAGCCGCTCAACGCCAAGCTGATGGCCGATCGCGGGGTCGGGCTGACCGTCGCCGAGCCGGAGCAGGTCGGGGCGGCGCTGGCCCGGGTGCTCGACGACCCCGCGTTCGGCAAGGCCGCCGCCGAGGTGCGGGACGAGATCGCCGAGCAGCCCAGCCCCGCCGCGGTGGTGGCCCGGTTGGCCGAACTGGTCTAG
- a CDS encoding acetoacetate decarboxylase family protein, which translates to MKGFLHPRTPTGRASVTAGPPWHYAGDLITIEYRTDPGKVAALLPDPLTPAADDPGAVALIWADWQACSDGGEELLDPVRSQYKECFVVVRCQFAGRTYSRCVFIWVDKDFSIARGVHQGYPKKFGSIHQTRPHPFGPAPRLETGARFGATLAAGDRRLAEAVIELTEPSPHNGFVNAHPMAHHRWQPSIEPGKPDSYAELVESKSASFEGGQAWAARADLRLFEAPTEELADLTVDEHIGAYYRQVGVTWNGGTVLA; encoded by the coding sequence GTGAAGGGCTTTCTGCATCCGCGCACACCTACCGGGCGGGCGTCGGTGACCGCCGGGCCGCCGTGGCACTACGCGGGCGACCTGATCACCATCGAGTACCGCACGGATCCGGGCAAGGTCGCCGCGCTGCTGCCCGACCCCCTCACCCCGGCCGCCGACGATCCCGGCGCCGTCGCACTCATCTGGGCCGACTGGCAGGCGTGTTCCGACGGCGGCGAGGAGCTGCTCGACCCGGTCCGCTCGCAGTACAAGGAATGCTTTGTCGTCGTGCGCTGCCAGTTCGCCGGCCGGACCTATTCGCGGTGTGTGTTCATCTGGGTGGACAAGGACTTCTCCATCGCGCGCGGTGTGCACCAGGGCTATCCCAAGAAGTTCGGCTCCATCCACCAGACCCGGCCGCACCCCTTCGGCCCCGCCCCGCGGCTCGAGACCGGCGCCCGGTTCGGCGCCACCCTCGCCGCCGGCGACCGCCGACTCGCCGAGGCCGTCATCGAGTTGACCGAACCCAGTCCCCACAACGGTTTCGTCAATGCGCATCCGATGGCGCACCACCGTTGGCAGCCCAGCATCGAGCCCGGCAAGCCGGACAGCTACGCGGAGTTGGTGGAGTCGAAGTCGGCGTCGTTCGAGGGCGGCCAGGCCTGGGCCGCCCGGGCCGACCTGCGGCTGTTCGAGGCACCGACCGAGGAGTTGGCGGATCTCACCGTGGACGAGCACATCGGGGCCTACTACCGGCAGGTCGGTGTCACCTGGAACGGCGGAACCGTGCTGGCCTGA